The Solicola gregarius DNA window GCCGGAATGGTCTTGTGGATTGGGTGCTAGAACGGAGGCTCGTCGGACGAACCCGCCGGCGCGCTCCCCGACGCCCAGGGATCGCCCTGACCGCCACCGGAGTTGCCGCCGCCGGAGTTACCGCCACCGGCCGGGGCCGCCCACGGATCGTTCGCCGGAGCGGACTGCCCGCCGCCCCCGCCGGAGAAACCGCCGCCGCCCTGGCCGCCGCCGGAACGGCTGGCGCGGGTGACCTTGGCGGTCGCGCTACGCAGGCTCGGACCGACCTCGTCGACGTCGATCTCGGTGCTCTGGCCGCGGGACCCGTCCTGACGCTCGAACTGACGGATCTTCAACCGGCCCTGAACGATGACGCGCATGCCCTTCTCGAGGGACTCCGCGACGTTCTCGGCGGCCTGGCGCCAGACCGCACACGACAGGAACAGCGTGTCGCCGTCCTTCCACTCACCCGACTGGCGGTCGAACTGCCGCGGAGTCGAGGCGATGCGGAAGTTGGCCACCGCCGCTCCGGACGGGGTGAAACGCAACTCGGGATGGTCGACGAGGTTGCCGACCACGGTGATGACGGTGTCGCCTGCCATGAGGTCTCCGAAAGGTTGAGGGTCTGCTGCCTAGCAGTTAACCGCCTTCCGCCGACAGGTGGAAAGGTTCTCCACGGGCTGCGGTCGACGGCTGTGGATTATCGGGCGTCCGGGCGTACGACCTTCGTACGGATGACCGATTCCGACAGCGACATCTGGCGGTCGAGCTCCTTGACCGTCTCCGGCTTGGCACTGAACTCGACGACGGCGTAGATGCCCTCGGACTTCTTGTCGATCTCGTACGCGAGCCGGCGACGTCCCCAGACGTCGACGCTCTCGATCTCGCCGCCGTCCTGGCGCACGACATTGAGGTACTGATCAAGGTTGGGGGCGACGGTGCGCTCCTCGAGATCGGGATCGAGGATGACCATCAGCTCATAACGACGCAAGGCGTACTCCACCTCCTACGGACTCTGCGGTCACGGTCTCTCCGTGACAGGAGGGCGTTGCATCCGCTCGCGCGCATGGGCGTACGAGCATCCGAAGCAGTGTAGCCGGGCGAGGGCGCCCGAAGCCAATCGAGCGGCCTCCCGGCGCACTACTCCTCGGCGATCGCCGTCAGTACGTCGAGCCGCGCGGCTCGCCGCGCGGGCAGCACGGCCGCGAACACCCCGACGACGGCCGCGATCACCACGAACAGCACGAGCTGTGTGACCGGGATCGACAGGGCGGTGAAGCCCTGGTCGACCATCGCGCGTTGCAGGACGATCCCGAACGCCACGCCCATCACGATGCCGAGCACCGCACCGAGCACCGCGATGGCGACCGACTCGAGTCGCACCATTCGGCGCAGCTGCCGTCTGGTCAGCCCGACGGCGCGGAGAAGTCCGATCTCGCGCGTACGCTCGATCACGCTCAGCGCGAGCGTGTTGATGATGCCGAGCACGGCGATCACGATCGCGAGCGCGAGCAGCGCGTACACGAGCAGCAACAGCTGGTCGACCTGCGCGCGCTGCGTGTCGATGAAGTCGGCCTGATCCTGCACGGTCACGAGCGGCTCGTCCTCGACGACCCGGTCGAGCGCCGACTCGAGATCCGACGCCGAAACACCCTCGGCCGCATTCACGCTCGTGGTGAAGTCACGCCGCTCGATGTCGGCTCCCCGCAACGCGGAGTACGGCACGAGTACGCCGCCGATGACGTTCGAGTCCTCGTAGATGCCCGCGATCTCCGCCCGCTGCTTACCCGACTGGAACGTCAACGTCACCCGGTCACCGACACTCAGGTTCCGGTCATCGGCCGTCGACTCGCTCACGGCGACCTCGCCGGATCCGACCTCCATCGAACCGGAGACCATCGGGAAGTCGTAGATCTGGTCGAGCTCGGCCGTCTCCGCACCGGTGATCGTCGCCGCGTCGCCGTCGAGATCCCCGAACGCGATCTGGGTGGCAGCGACCGCGCCGGCCTCGTCGAGCTTTCGTACGTCATCGGTGATCTGCGGGCTGAACCCGGTGAACGTCGGGTTCGACAGCAGGAAGTCCGCCTGGAACTCCTCCTTGACCGACTTCTCGATCGAGGTGTTCAGGGAGGCTCCCAGGATGGAGATCGTGGTGACGAGGGCGAGCCCGATCATCAGCGCGGACGCGGTCGCCGCCGTACGCCGCGGGTTGCGCAGGGAGTTCTGTGTCGCGAGCCGGCCGACCATGCGGAACATCGGGCGGTACGCGAGCCCGAGCGCCCGCAGGACCGGTACGCCGAGCACCGGACTCAGCAGCGCCGCGGTCATCAGCAGACCGAAGACACCCGCGCCCACCTCGATCAGGCCCGACGTGCCCTCGCTGAGGAGCCCGACGACCAGCAGCGCAACACTCGCCGCGCCGAGCACGCAACCGACGATCACGCGTACGTGAATCGCCGACTCGGGCAGCGCCACGTCGTCACGGAGCGCGGCAACGGGCGCGATTCGCGATGCCCGCCGCGCGGGAAGGTACGCCGCGACCACCGTGACGATCATCCCGACGAGGTACGAGACGACGACGGTGCTCGCGCTGAACACCAGCGGCGTCTCGGAGAGATCGAGCCCGATCAGCGCGAACAGCGCGCGCAGCAGCGCCGCGAGGGCCCAGCCGATCAGCAGTCCGATCGTCGAACCTATGAAGCCGACGACGACCGCCTCCAGGAGCACCGACCGGGTGACCTGTCTCCGCGAAGCGCCGAGCGCCCGCAACAGGGCGAGCTCGCGGCTGCGTTGGGCGACCAGGATCGAGAAGGTGTTGACGATCAGGAACGTGCCGACGACGACCGCGATCGCCGCGAACACCAGCAGGATCGAGCTGAAGATGTCGAGGAAGGGGCCGATCGCGTCCTGGGTCTCGTCGCTGACCGTGTCGCCGGTCACGGCCTCGAGGCCGTCCGGGATCGCGGCGGCGACCTCGTCGCGTAGCTCGTCCTGGCTCACCCCGGGGGCGGCGGTCACCGACACGGTGTTGAACGCGTTGCGCCCGTTCAGGAAGATCTGCTGCGCGGTCGACGTATCGAAGAAGACCAGACTCGCACCCGCGAGCCCGCCGCCGCCGAACTCCGCCAGCCCGACGAGCTTCGCCGACAGGCGCGACCGTTCACCGGCACTCGTCATCGAGACGGTGTCGCCGATCTCGTACCCGGCGCGATCGGCGGTGCTCTCGTCGACCGCAACCTCGTCCGGGCCGCTTGGGGCCTTGCCCTCGGAGATCGTGACCGCGGGCTCGCCGGTCATCGCGGGCGCGTCGTCGTAGTTGAAGGACAGGGTCGGTGCTCCCTGCCCGCCGACGATCTTGTCGTCGGAGTCGAGCAGGAAGAGGTCCTGCCCCTGCACCGAGCCGTCGGCCCGCTCGGCATCGGGCACGTCGCGCAGCTCGGCGACCAACGATGCGGGGATCGTACGCGCGTCGACGGAGCCGAACGTGTTGTCCGTCTCGCTGACCGGGCGGACGGTCACATCCGGCGACGAGCCCTCGACGATCCCGTCGAAGCTCGCGCGCATGGTGTCGGTGAAGATCAACGAGCCGGCGACGAACGCGACGCCGAGCACGATCGCGAGGGCGCTCAGTGCCAGGCGTACCTTGCGGGCGAGGAGGTTGCGGAACGTTACGCGCAGCATCGGACTACGCGCTCATCGCGCGGGTCTGGATCGCGGCCATCTGCTCGAGGACGCGCTCGGCGTTCGGCTCGCGGATCTCGTCGACGATCTGGCCGTCGGCGAGAAAGATCACCCGGTCGGAGTACGACGCCGCAACCGGGTCGTGGGTGACCATGACGACGGTCTGGCCGAACTCGCGCACGCTTCGTTGCAGGAAGCCGAGCACCTCCGCGCCCGAGGTGCTGTCGAGGTTGCCGGTCGGTTCGTCGGCGAAGACGATCGACGGTCGCGACACCAGTGCACGTGCACAGGCGACCCGCTGCTGCTGACCCCCCGACAATGCGTTGGGTCGGTGGTCGAGTCGATCTCGTAGTCCGACGGTGTCGATGACCGAGTCGAACCAGTCGCTGTCCGGCTTACGTCCGGCGATCGACAACGGCAGCAGGATGTTCTCCTCGGCCGTCAGCGTCGGTACGAGGTTGAACGCCTGGAAGACGAAGCCGACCTCCTCGCGTCGCAGCTTGGTGAGCGCGTTGTCGCCGAGGGATCCGAGCTCGGTCTCACCGATGACGATCGTGCCCGCGGTCGCGTTGTCGAGTGCGGCGAGTAGGTGCATCAAGGTCGACTTGCCCGACCCCGACGGACCCATGATCGAGGTGAACTCGCCCGCGTACAGGTCGACGCTGACGTCGTCGAGTGCGCGTACTACTGCCTCACCGGTGCCATACGTCTTGGACAGCCCGGCTGCGCGAGCCGCGACACGGCGTTCGTCGGAATCGGTCATTGAGTCCTCCCCCAGATGCGATGGCACAACGGTAGCGATGCGCCCGTTCCCCGGCCATCCCCCAAAGGTCGCGCGCGGTCGCTACCGTCGTCGGATTCGCAGCACTACCGAGTCGACCTTGGGCGGTGGGTTGAACGCCTTTCGTGGAATGGACATGCCCAGCTCGAACGTGTACCGCCCGGCGTGCCGGCCGACGGGCTCGCGTACGAGCCGCTTCGCTGCGGCGCGCTGCAGCACCAGGTCTGCGGAATGCAGCGCCGGCAGGGAGAGCAGCCGGCGTACGAGCTGTGTGGTCAGGTTGTACGGCGGACTCGCGACTACCTGGAACGGCTTGCGCGGCCACCGCAGCTCGGCAATGTCGGCGCGTACGACGGTGACCGCATCGCCGGCGAAGCGGTCTCGAAGCGCGGCCGCCCGATCACGGTTGAGCTCGACGGCAATGACCCGCGCACCGCGGCGTACCAGCGGCTCCGTCAGGGCACCGTTGCCGGCACCCACGTCGACAACGAGCCGACCGCCCAGGTCCGAGGACGCGACGACCGACTCTGCCCACTCAGGCTGGAGCGGATGCCATCCCCAGGACCGTCGGGTGGATCTGCGGTGCTGCCGCTGCCCGTACCCGGACACGACGCACCATCGTGAACATGCTCATGGCGAAACCGTACGAATTCGGGATCGATGCGGACAACGGGTTTTCTCGCGGCCGAACCTCGCGCGCACCCTCGATCAGATGCGATCGTGACGTAACGATCGGCTCGGGTCCGGACATGGGGGGATATGAGCGAGGTGGCCCGATTCCAGCGCCTGTACGAGGCGAACTTCACCCCGCTGCTGGGTTACGCCCTGCGCCGGGTCTCGTCGCCCGAGGACGCGGCCGACGCCGTCGGGGAGACCTTCCTCGTGGCCTGGCGGCGCGCGGAGCAGGTGCCGGAAGGGGATGAGGCGCGGCTGTGGCTGTACGGCGTGTGTCGCCGGGTGCTCGCCAACCACAATCGCGGCAACACTCGGCGTACGCGACTCGGCGCGCGTCTTCGCGCGACGCTCGCGGAGCAGACGATCCCGGATCCGGCCGGCGATGTCGCGCTCTCGGTGACGGTACGCGCGGCGCTGGCGAGACTGCGCCCGGCCGACCGGGAGCTGCTGCAACTGTCGTCCTGGGAGCACCTCGAGCCGCGCGAGATCGCGGTTGTGCTCGGCGTCTCGGCCCGCTCGGCCAGGACCCGGCTGTCGCGTGCACGACAGCGCTTGCGGACCGAGCTCGACGGAAACGATCCACGCGAGGCCGGACATGTACTCCACGACCGAGCGGCGGCACCGCCGCCGCAATCTCGACTCGCACCGGAGGAGGAGCGATGAATACCGACGAGGCGGTCGCGGCAGGCGACCCGTACCCACAGCAATCGGTTGAGGAGCTGTCCCTCCGTGCGGCGAGTCAGGAGCTGATGGAGGAAGTCATGGCGACACCGACCAAGCCCTCGACGCCTGTCCGACCGGCAATCCCACACCGACCTCGCTGGCTGGCTCCGGCTGTTGCCGCAGTTGCGGTGGCGGCGGTCGTCGCGGGCGCCGTGGCTGTCATCGCACCGCAGTCGGAGCATGACCCGCGGCGGGCCGAAAGCGCGGGCGCGCCCTCGCTCGGAGCCGACACCGCTCCACCGACGGGTGCCGATCTCCGTTACGTCGTGCTCCGCGCCGATGACTGGAGAGTGACGAACGCGACGGATGGCGAGCACGGCGGGTCGCTGTCGTGGTCGAACGGCGCGAGCACGCTCGAGCTGGGCTGGTACGAGCGCGGCGACCACCAGACGTACCTCGACGATCGCGACGACGACGGCGACTACGAGAAGGAGCGGGTCTCGATCCTCGGCCAGACCGGCTGGGAGTTCCGAACCCGGCTCGACGCCCGGCGCGGCCTCATCGATCCGGTGCTCGGGAAGCCCGGCTCATCGGACCACGAGGGCCCCGGCAACGGCGACCACGCTCTCCGTGTCATGACGATCCTGCCGCCGGTCGGCGACTGGTTCCTCGAGCTGGATGCCACCGTGCCGGACGCAGCTGCCTACCGCGACCTGGTCTCCTCGCTACAGCGGGTCGACCGACGTACCTGGCTCGAGGCCATGGACAGCTCGGTCATCCGGCCTTCCGAGGCGGAGTCGTTCCTCGACGACGTCGGTCGGGATGTGCCGATGCCGCCGGGAGTGACGGTCACGCCCGAGGATCTGAGACTTCCGCAGGATGCGTACGCGGCACGCGCCGCGTTCGTCGAGCCGGTGATGTGCGGCTGGGCCGAGGAGTACGTCGGCGGCGACGACCATGCCCTGAACGTCTTGCGTGAGAGCAAGGACTGGCGGGTCATGGATGCTCTTGCGGCGGAGGGTGACCTGCCGTCGGTGTTCCGAGACGACGTACGCATCCTGGCACGGAATCCCGGGTACGAGGGCTGGCGCGAGATGTGGGGCTGCTGACCGGTCCTTCCGCAGGAGCTGAGACCTGGCGGCGGTGACCGAGATCGCGTCGCAACGGGTGGGCACCAGCCCGATCACCTCCGGTAGCCTCGCGTGGGTGACTGCCTCCTTGACCGTGTCGACGATCAGTGCCGATCAGCACCGGGCGTTCATCGCCGGCCGGTCGAGTGCGAGCTTCCTGCAGATGCCGTCGTGGGGGGCGGTCAAGACCGAGTGGCGCAGCGAGTCGGTCGGCTGGTTCACCGACAACGGAGCGATCGCCGGAGTCGGGCTGGTGCTCTATCGCCAGCTGCCCAGGGTCCGCCGCTATCTCGCGTACCTCCCCGAGGGACCCGTGATCGACTGGGACGGCGACGACCTGAGCCGCTGGCTCGACCCGATGGTCGAGCACCTGCGCGGCAAGGGTGCCTTCGGCGTACGGATGGGTCCGCCGGTCGTCACCCGCCGGTGGGGAGCGGCGACGATCAAGAAGGCCATCGCCGACGACGCGCTGCGTACATTGGACGAGGTGCCCGCGGACGCCAACGACACCGCCGGGTTGGCGGTTGTCGACGCGCTCGCGTCGCTCGGCTGGCGGGAACAGGCCACCGAGGGTGGCTTCTCGGCAGGACAGCCGAAGTACAACTTCCATCTGCCGGTGGGTGACCGCGACGAGGACGCCGTGCTTCGTGGGATGAACCAGCTCTGGCGGCGAAACATCAAGAAGGCGACCAAGTCCGGAGTCGAGGTACGCCTCGGCGGTCGTGACGAGCTCGCGGACTTCCACCGCATCTACGCAGAGACCGCCGAACGCGACCACTTCACGCCACGCCCGCTTGCGTACTTCGAGAAAATGTACGACGCGCTGACGGATGAGGACCCGCAGCGGATGCGGCTCTACCTCGCCGAGCACGAGGGCGACCTGGTGGCGTCGACGACGTTGGTGCAGGTCGGCGCGCATGCGTGGTACTCCTACGGCGCCTCGACGACCGAGAAGCGCGAGGTGCGTGGCTCGAACGCCATCCAGTGGCAGATGATCCGCGACGCCATGGCATCGGGTGCGAGCGTCTACGACCTGCGCGGCATCACCGACACCCTCGACCCGAGTGACCCGCATGTCGGGCTGATCCAGTTCAAGGTCGGCACCGGCGGCGAGGCCGTCGCGTACGCGGGCGAATGGGACCTGCCGATCTCGAAGGTGCTGTACACGGCGTTTGATCAGTACATGAAGCGACGGAGGAGCTGAATGTACCGACGGCACAGCATGAAGCGACGGAGGAGCTGAATGTACCGACGGCACAGCATGAAGCGACGGAGGAGCTGACGTGTCACTCACCCTGCGGATCGATGGCGAGCGGTGGCGCGGCCACCTGCGCTCGGTCGCCGACGCACATCCCGGCCTGGTGCCGGTGGTGAAAGGCAACGGCTACGGCTTCGGCCGACCCGCGCTCGCGCGGCGCACGCAGTGGATCGGTACCGACACGATCGCCGTGGGTACGTACACAGAAGTGCCATCGGTGTTCTCGCGCTACGACGGTGACGTGCTGGTGATGAGCCCGTGGCGACCGTTCCTTCCCGAGGTGCGTGACGGCTCGGCGTACGACCCGCGGATCATCCACACGGTCGGTCGCCTCGAGGACATCGCGGAGCTCGCGCGCAGTCAGCCGGGAGCGCGCGTCGTCATCGAAGGGCTCACCTCGATGGAGCGGCACGGGCTCGACCGGCACTCGCTGAGCGAGGCCGCGAAGCTGCTGGGCCGGCTACAGCTCGAGGGCTTCTCGTTGCATCTACCGATGGCGGGCGACAACCTCGACGAGGCCGAGGGCTGGATCGCCGCTCAGCAGGCGTCCCAGCTCGACACGAACACGGTGTATCTCTCGCACCTGACCGACTCCGAGCTCACCACGTTGCGTGAGCGGCGCCCCGACGTCACGATCCGACCGCGCATCGGCACCGACCTCTGGCTCGGCGACCGCCGTGCCTTGCGGGTACGCGCGAGCGTGCTCGACGTCCATGAGGTGCGCCGCGGCGAGCGGGTCGGCTACCGGCAGCGGGCGATGCCGCGTGACGGCCACCTGCTGGTCGTCTCCGGCGGCACCGCACACGGTGTCGGCCTCGAGGCGCCGACGTCGGCCACGTCCGTACGCCAGCGGGCGACGTCGTTCGCCAAGGGCGGGCTCGAAGCGGCCGGCC harbors:
- a CDS encoding ABC transporter permease; amino-acid sequence: MLRVTFRNLLARKVRLALSALAIVLGVAFVAGSLIFTDTMRASFDGIVEGSSPDVTVRPVSETDNTFGSVDARTIPASLVAELRDVPDAERADGSVQGQDLFLLDSDDKIVGGQGAPTLSFNYDDAPAMTGEPAVTISEGKAPSGPDEVAVDESTADRAGYEIGDTVSMTSAGERSRLSAKLVGLAEFGGGGLAGASLVFFDTSTAQQIFLNGRNAFNTVSVTAAPGVSQDELRDEVAAAIPDGLEAVTGDTVSDETQDAIGPFLDIFSSILLVFAAIAVVVGTFLIVNTFSILVAQRSRELALLRALGASRRQVTRSVLLEAVVVGFIGSTIGLLIGWALAALLRALFALIGLDLSETPLVFSASTVVVSYLVGMIVTVVAAYLPARRASRIAPVAALRDDVALPESAIHVRVIVGCVLGAASVALLVVGLLSEGTSGLIEVGAGVFGLLMTAALLSPVLGVPVLRALGLAYRPMFRMVGRLATQNSLRNPRRTAATASALMIGLALVTTISILGASLNTSIEKSVKEEFQADFLLSNPTFTGFSPQITDDVRKLDEAGAVAATQIAFGDLDGDAATITGAETAELDQIYDFPMVSGSMEVGSGEVAVSESTADDRNLSVGDRVTLTFQSGKQRAEIAGIYEDSNVIGGVLVPYSALRGADIERRDFTTSVNAAEGVSASDLESALDRVVEDEPLVTVQDQADFIDTQRAQVDQLLLLVYALLALAIVIAVLGIINTLALSVIERTREIGLLRAVGLTRRQLRRMVRLESVAIAVLGAVLGIVMGVAFGIVLQRAMVDQGFTALSIPVTQLVLFVVIAAVVGVFAAVLPARRAARLDVLTAIAEE
- a CDS encoding lipid II:glycine glycyltransferase FemX, whose amino-acid sequence is MTASLTVSTISADQHRAFIAGRSSASFLQMPSWGAVKTEWRSESVGWFTDNGAIAGVGLVLYRQLPRVRRYLAYLPEGPVIDWDGDDLSRWLDPMVEHLRGKGAFGVRMGPPVVTRRWGAATIKKAIADDALRTLDEVPADANDTAGLAVVDALASLGWREQATEGGFSAGQPKYNFHLPVGDRDEDAVLRGMNQLWRRNIKKATKSGVEVRLGGRDELADFHRIYAETAERDHFTPRPLAYFEKMYDALTDEDPQRMRLYLAEHEGDLVASTTLVQVGAHAWYSYGASTTEKREVRGSNAIQWQMIRDAMASGASVYDLRGITDTLDPSDPHVGLIQFKVGTGGEAVAYAGEWDLPISKVLYTAFDQYMKRRRS
- a CDS encoding rRNA adenine N-6-methyltransferase family protein — its product is MSGYGQRQHRRSTRRSWGWHPLQPEWAESVVASSDLGGRLVVDVGAGNGALTEPLVRRGARVIAVELNRDRAAALRDRFAGDAVTVVRADIAELRWPRKPFQVVASPPYNLTTQLVRRLLSLPALHSADLVLQRAAAKRLVREPVGRHAGRYTFELGMSIPRKAFNPPPKVDSVVLRIRRR
- the rpsF gene encoding 30S ribosomal protein S6, with the protein product MRRYELMVILDPDLEERTVAPNLDQYLNVVRQDGGEIESVDVWGRRRLAYEIDKKSEGIYAVVEFSAKPETVKELDRQMSLSESVIRTKVVRPDAR
- a CDS encoding ABC transporter ATP-binding protein, yielding MTDSDERRVAARAAGLSKTYGTGEAVVRALDDVSVDLYAGEFTSIMGPSGSGKSTLMHLLAALDNATAGTIVIGETELGSLGDNALTKLRREEVGFVFQAFNLVPTLTAEENILLPLSIAGRKPDSDWFDSVIDTVGLRDRLDHRPNALSGGQQQRVACARALVSRPSIVFADEPTGNLDSTSGAEVLGFLQRSVREFGQTVVMVTHDPVAASYSDRVIFLADGQIVDEIREPNAERVLEQMAAIQTRAMSA
- a CDS encoding alanine racemase, with product MSLTLRIDGERWRGHLRSVADAHPGLVPVVKGNGYGFGRPALARRTQWIGTDTIAVGTYTEVPSVFSRYDGDVLVMSPWRPFLPEVRDGSAYDPRIIHTVGRLEDIAELARSQPGARVVIEGLTSMERHGLDRHSLSEAAKLLGRLQLEGFSLHLPMAGDNLDEAEGWIAAQQASQLDTNTVYLSHLTDSELTTLRERRPDVTIRPRIGTDLWLGDRRALRVRASVLDVHEVRRGERVGYRQRAMPRDGHLLVVSGGTAHGVGLEAPTSATSVRQRATSFAKGGLEAAGLALSPFTVAGKQRWFAEPPHMQESMLLLPSSVTPPHVGDDIAVDVRFTITTFDRVEID
- a CDS encoding single-stranded DNA-binding protein is translated as MAGDTVITVVGNLVDHPELRFTPSGAAVANFRIASTPRQFDRQSGEWKDGDTLFLSCAVWRQAAENVAESLEKGMRVIVQGRLKIRQFERQDGSRGQSTEIDVDEVGPSLRSATAKVTRASRSGGGQGGGGFSGGGGGQSAPANDPWAAPAGGGNSGGGNSGGGQGDPWASGSAPAGSSDEPPF
- a CDS encoding RNA polymerase sigma factor — encoded protein: MSEVARFQRLYEANFTPLLGYALRRVSSPEDAADAVGETFLVAWRRAEQVPEGDEARLWLYGVCRRVLANHNRGNTRRTRLGARLRATLAEQTIPDPAGDVALSVTVRAALARLRPADRELLQLSSWEHLEPREIAVVLGVSARSARTRLSRARQRLRTELDGNDPREAGHVLHDRAAAPPPQSRLAPEEER